One part of the Mariniflexile litorale genome encodes these proteins:
- a CDS encoding CBS domain-containing protein: protein MGIKSFLASRKNQQKACTDLPIKVSDYMSRNLITFKSEELIEKVIDSLIKNRISGGPVVNDAHELVGIISEGDCIKQISESRYHNLPMENNTVEKCMVKNVETIDGNMNIFDAANKFLESKRRRFPIVENGKLVGQISQKDILKAALALKGHTW, encoded by the coding sequence ATGGGAATCAAAAGTTTTTTAGCCTCTAGAAAAAATCAGCAAAAAGCCTGTACAGATCTGCCAATTAAGGTTAGTGACTATATGTCTAGAAACTTAATAACCTTTAAATCTGAAGAACTCATAGAAAAAGTTATTGATTCCTTAATTAAAAACAGAATTTCTGGTGGCCCAGTTGTAAACGATGCACATGAATTAGTGGGGATTATATCTGAAGGAGATTGTATTAAACAAATTAGTGAAAGTAGATACCACAATTTGCCTATGGAAAATAATACCGTTGAAAAATGTATGGTGAAAAATGTTGAAACCATTGATGGAAACATGAATATTTTTGATGCGGCAAATAAGTTTCTAGAGTCAAAACGAAGACGTTTCCCAATTGTTGAAAATGGAAAATTAGTGGGTCAAATTAGCCAGAAGGATATATTAAAGGCAGCTCTTGCTTTAAAAGGTCATACTTGGTAA